The nucleotide window AAATACTTGAAAATAAACACCTAAAGCaggaaaatgaaaggaggaaacatccagagctttaacatctgaaacacgtttAATAGAGACTAAACACAGGAGTATAGTAAATTTTGCAGGCAAATGTTTCAACGATAAATCAGGATTATCCAACCATGAGAGGAGTAATCGAAGAACTGAGCCAACGTCTCACATCACATTGTATTTTGGAACCGGAGGTTTAGCAAAatgtactccctttaaaagtcggcAAACCAATGCATGTTCCCCAACAGGTCTTCCATCCGCCCTGATatgttctgaagagattgcagaCCTATAGTCTTGACCTAAGGGTTCAAGAAGGTCTGAGGAGAGTGCCAAGAGGGTTGAATACCAAGGCTGGGACTGCCAGAAAGGAGTGATGATAACCAGGGAGGAATGCTGTCTGCGGGCTTGCACTAGCACCGGGCAATAAAACGGAAGGGAGGAAAGATGTACAGAAGAGAAGGAGGCCTTACTTGTAGGAAAGCGTCCGTGGCCATCGCTAATGGATCTGGCCTCCACCTGAAGAAGGCAGGAAGTTGAGAGTTGATCCTGGAAGAAAAAAGGTCTATCGACATAGCCCGAAGAGTGAAGAAAGATGATTGAATACAGaagggtgaagtttccaatcgcttgagTTGCACGTATGCCTGAAAAAACAATCTGCCACCACATTCAGCTTGCCTGGAAGGTATTCCGCCTTGACCGAGATATATCTTGGGAGACAAAATTCCCACAAACTCCTGGCCAAGAGAGCCAAAGGTTTGGATCTCATTCCGCCTAAACGGTTTATATACCTGACTGCAGGCagattgtccattctcagaagaattgAGCACTTTACCCTGTCTtttataaaggactggatggcaaagaaacctgcaagcatctctaaacagttgatgtgcagtgaGGACTCCTGAAaggaccatggacccccagtcaagagttgaccacatcttgcaccccagcctgtcagacttgcatctgactctaagacaagatctggggcggtagagaaaattgttctcccgttccaAGCGTCTAAGTAACTCATCCACCAGGAAAGCTCTTCCCTGGACACGGGATCTAGAACAACTGGAtctgagtaggccagacccttgcgaAGGTGACGGATTTTTAAcctctgaagagccctgtaatctaggggacctggaaagatggcctcaatggaggaagaaagaaggctTACCAAATGAGCTAGAGATCTGAGGAAACAATGAGGGATAGATAAAGCGTGGCAAATCTCTTTCTTTATCAGAGACACCTTCtgttgaggaagttgaagcaccGACTCTATAGTGTTCACCATGAAACCGAGAAATTCGAGACGGGAAGGGATTAAAACagacttttgtagatttgtgagaAACCCCAGACGTGACAAGAGATCCAGACAAAGGTTTAATTGTTCTATGAGGCAAGACTTGTCCTGTGCCATGATGAGGAAATCATCGAGATAGACGATGACTCTTATCCCTTGACCTCTGAGGAAGGCTACTACTGGTTTtaggatcttggtgaaacaccaaggggccgatgaaagaccgaaaggaagagtTTTGAACTGAAAGAAGGAGGTCCACCAATGGAACTGAAGAAACTTCCCGTAGGAGGGATGGACTGGCACAAAAAGATATGTGTCCTGAAGGTCCAAGCGGACCAAACAATCGTTGTGAAGTAGAagatccctgagatggagaatagtctccatcttgaaatgatggtatactACGAAATTGTTTAAATCTTTCAGATTTACGACAGGAcaatgttttttgttcttcttctgaaccagaaaaatgGTACTGAGAAACCCAGAAGGGTTGTAAGCAACTTCTTCTATAGCCTGTTTTGTTAGTAAGGATTGTACCTCGTCCTTAACCAGAAGGAATTGAtcttggaaaaaaagaagagatTGAGGCAGATGAGTCTGCCAAGGCACCTGATACaactctatgcaataaccctgAAACGTCTGGATGACCCAAGGATCTGAGGTTATAGATAGCCAAGCGTTTAGATGAAACCCCAGTCTGCTTCCTATAGGAGAAAGGCCAGAACTGGAAATCCTTACCTGCAAGCTGGTCTCCTTTGGATCTGTATCCCCTGTAATGGCCTCCACGGAAACAACGGGGATAGAATTGGGGTATGTACCCCTGCTAGAACTCCTGTTGGTTGCCATGAGTGAAGGAGCCTCTGCAGAGGGATTGCCCTCTTGAAGAGTAACGGCTGGCAAATCAACCCCTTCCTTTGCCGGCCTTTCCAAAAACACGTTGGGAAAAAAATCTTTTAATTGAAGAATGTGCCTTGTCCAAAGAAGTAAATGCAGAGACATGTCTGATCATCTCCTTTATAAATGAATCACCAAAGAGAAGGACATCCACGTTAGGGCCTTCCTCCTTGGTCACCAAAGAACTGAGTTTGGGGTCAATTTTGAGCAGAAGGCTTTTGTGACGCTCCTGAGGGATGTAGGCATTGGCATTGCCTAATATGCAAATTGGTCTCTGAGCCCAATTTGAGAGTATCTCGGGATCTACTTGATTGCCCTTCATCTTTGCCTCTTCGGCCAAATCAAAAATCCCAGTTAAAGACCCAACAAGGTCCAAAAGTCTTTCCTTGACAATTTGACCAGGCTTGATCGgcccctttcttgggatccttccCAAATTTAGTGAAAAATAATAACTTATTGGGATCAATAGAGGGTGTATCAGCCACCTTAAATGGAAGGGAAGGTCTAGGGCATTCAAACTTCAACTTGTTTCTAGACGCTTTATCAAGCGCATGCCTCAAATAAAAGGAGACATAGCCCACAACATGATCGGATGGAAACCATTCTGAAGAATTTGGGTGGTGAATCGACATAGGGTTGAACATGGATTCACCATTATGTTCAACCAAATCATCAGACACTAAGTGAGGGGAAAGCACAGGGGGAGAAACTTtatgccttttctccaaaggcccattTTCATAACCGTCATTATTTATGGTGTTGTGTAAaacatcatccccatcactgtctgTGTCTCTAAGGTTTAGGATATTAAAGGGGGAGGAAAGGAGCCCCGAAGAATTCCCCTCTCGGGCGGGAGGCCCAAACTCAACAGAAACACCTTTGGAATGCACATATGGGGGTGCTGCACGTTTCATTCCTCTTTTAGGAGGATTATCTTTGGGGTTCTGTAACATTTTTGATATAGAGGCTTCTAAATTTTTTGAAATATACAGCATAGATACCGAGTCCTTAATGAACGATTTTAGATTGTCCTTCTTAAACTGAGTATGATTATCCCCAAGCATATTTACAAATAAACTATGGAGAACTAAAATAGTTAAAACACAAACAAATGTGACAAAAGGAGGCTAAAAACAAAGCATAAGCCAGAAAAACCTGTAAATATGGAGAAAACCCAACCTAAAGCGTTAAAAAATAGCTGAACGTCTAAATGGGAGGGCCCAAATGGAAGGGGGCTGGCTAGGGGCATGTTCAGGACGGAACCCAGACAGAGCGAAGGCCAAAACAAGGAAAGCCCTCACCGACCGTGAATTCCGGCTGATGTTAGTAGGAGCAGAAGGGGGGCAGCAAGGGCACTCCAAGCCATAATGAGCTGGAGTTCTCTCGGAGGAGCAACGGAGTCAATACTAGGCAGGAATACCTCATAAAACACAGAACAAACGTTAAAAAACGTTCAGAGAACGTCGCACGCGTACAAATCGTGCTATAAGAAAGAAGCGTGCGAGGCCCCGCGCTGAAAACTTGAAAGCATAACCTACAAATACATGTAGCAATAACACCATATAattaaatacatataaaaataacaCTATATAATTAAATAACCATTAAATGAATACTAGATAAAGGTAACAgcgagcagagtacttatcttcATTGCGAGCAGCAACAAAAGAGGgattgttgctctcagtcaagattgttatgtgGAGGCTCGACGTTGGATTGGTCAGCTCCATTGTGATGTTGTTCTGTAGtttttctcccagggtttctgggatttgtagtttcttggctgctatataataaaataagaaaagttaggcataatctgagcctccggtcttgtaataaaattggcaTATTTATAACACCATGAcctagccatactgttgaaggactttctgcaattgcgtaaggcagcttttctaacattTCTATATTAAGCATGGTGTAAGTTGCTTCCTTttcagccattatttgttgttcctTGAATAAATTAAAAGCAGGAAACAAGTcattactgttaatgtatttccatggaatgtggccttttttcagaatctgtaatgtccaacctaactgcatgatggaacgcagtttactttgtccatggtgtaaaagggacatgtcattcggaattatgtcaatcgcagatgacactatgggcctcattacgacttcggaccGTCGAAGCCACTGCAGcgaattatgagccggcgtcaatattgtggtgcatcaggtgcaacagcacccgtcttacatttcactgcccgtaaatcaggcggtgaaatgcgcgatggggctgtgcatgggggcccctgcactacccatgccatgccatgggcagtgcaggggcccccaggagcctcCTGACGCCACCATTTCACCAGCCTTATGTGTGTTTGCAGGCGTGCCATGCTAAAAAGaaacaaggccccatgcccaatttggtgcCTCGGATAGTGCAGAGGAGACTGGGGGTGCGTCGCGTCTGAGTGCTGCGTGGGCTGGCGCCTTGtgccgcgacagtaggtccccccccagagccccaggtttgtgtggaaataagCTGTAaaagtgacgaatcagaagaggggtgtgaacagaagacgcatcttcccaagagcatgcgctaagagggtaacccttccaatgaatcagatactgaagacggtttCGAAGGACACAAGAGTCaaaaatttcttgtacctcatattctggttgATCATTCACCAATAAGGGAGGAGGACAAGGGAACTGCCGGGAGAAAGGATCAGGCATATatggtttgagctgggaaacatgaaagaccagaTGGATCTTGCAAGtacgaggtaagtgaagacggacagtgacaggattaaccaactggagaatacggaaaggaccgtagtaacgaggtgtaaacttattctgagagagccGCAAGagcagaaattttgaagaaagccagactttatcctagATGTGATACACTGGAGTCTCACTGCGCTTCTTATCTGCTATTCTTTTCATGtttctcttagtgtccagcagattAGATCGAATCATTCTATGGATCTTTAGAAGTTGTTTGGAAAATGAGGTGACAGCAGGAatagaagaggtagactgaggagtagtaggaaaagaggtaggatgatagccataggaacagaaaaagggggtgaccttggaggcactacggacagtgttgttgtaagagaattctgcgataggaaggtaagtgttccagttactctgagtagaattacagaagcagagaaggtactgctctagtccttggttgtgACGTTCGATttgcccatttgtttggggatggaaaccagatgacaaCGCTATATTGATGTTCAAggtcctacagaaatgtttccaaaaccgagagatgtactgaggtcccctgtctgatacaatacTGTGTGGGAGTCCAGGTAGGCGAAAAATATGgtggatgaatatctggcttagttcttgtgaggtaggtaatttcttcagggcagtgaagtgagccatctttgtaaaggaatctaCTGTTACCATGATAACCggatttcctgctgatggaggtagggaACACATGAAATTGGTTGAAATGGTgagccagggagctggtggaacagttAACGGTAACAATAATCCAGCTGGCCTGATACGGGGTATCTTTACTAGGgtacatatgggacaggcctgtacATAACTGTCGACATTcaatttccaagtaggccaccaaaaagatcgcaaGAGTAATTATTTGCGTGGCCTTGATAACTCTATGACCAGCAatcggggaatcatggcacatctgcagTGCCTTTTCTCGTACTCTTCTTGTAGGGAGGAACAAAAGGTCCTTATAATATTATCCCTTCTGTTTATGTATTTGGGGGTTTAAGTCCTCAAGTTCTTGTTCAGAAAGGTTtgcatattccagttgtacctcatccaggaatgattgagctAAACCAATGATCTcgctaggctcaagtagatactgtgctggggtaggagtacaatctggataacggtgagtatgttttgggatccaggaatgtaggtgacatagaagtcgtactgactaaagaaaaaggcctaacgagcctgacgactgttctggcattgaaagttacgtaaacattgtagattccgatggtccgttctcacctcaaaaggttctttggaccccataaggaattgtctccactcttggcaggcagtcttaagggctaataattccctttccaatactgagtaatgttgttccgacacagagagtacatgggacagatAAAAAACTGGATGTTCTAAACCATTGTCATCTTGTTGTTGGAGAAATACTGCTCCGATGGCTCTTTTGGAAGCATCAGTAATAACaataaattgtttgctggtgtctggatgtctcagttttggtgcttgagtgaaggccttttttagactttgaaaagctgctTCAGCCGTCTTTGTCCAGATAAATCCATTccgtaaattctccttctttaatgtttgggTAATGTGGCTGGTCTGTTCcacaaagtctaagataaactgacgataaaagttggccagtcctagaaaacattgggtCTCCTTgatggaggaaggggaaggccagtctaggatggcttgtaccttttccggatCCATTGATATTCCAGTGGGACTGATGTgataacccagatctttgacttcgGTTTTATCAaaatcacatttctctggtttacagtacAGTTGATGTtacctgagtctttggaggacttgtttaatgtgtgtagaatgaagttcaggacgtctagaatatacaaggatatcgtctaagtagatcacTACTGTATGGTTCAatagatcagagaacacagagtccataaagcTTTGGAATATTGAGGGGACATTAGTGAGGCCAAAAGGCATAACCCTgtattcaaaatgaccaaatggggttcgaaaggcagtcttccactcatctcctttcttgatgtgcaaaaggtggtaggctccacgcagatctaatttggtaaaacgttgtgcccctctgaccgcTTCCAGAATATCTTTGCTGAGAGGTaaaggataacggtcctttatagtgatcttatttaaaccacgaaaatccaagcagggacgaagatctttagtcttcttaggtacaaaaaacagGGGACCCCCTGCCGGAGAGGAAGATGGTACGATAAGACCGCTGTGTAGATTTTCTTGGAGGTAATCTTTgagaacttccctttcaggttctgtgagagaatacattctcccaaagggaacgatcgccccaggttccaggggaattgtacaatcataatctcgatgtggtggcaaaacaggtctggatggtttttggaatacatcttgaaagtcCAAATAGTGATCGGGGaccccttggactgtattgatggagcaACCTGTAGTGGATTCAGAAGGTATCAttttcttgggtgaccagtaagtgtctgaggcaaaacaatgttcatgacaaaactgagaggacaaggaaatagtcctggtttcccaatttacataaggattatgAACCACAGAATTCCTAGCATTatagtatgattgggagatgatattaaGTCAAAGGAtacgtgttcttggtggttcccaaattgtagacTTAGAATCAGagtagtagtatcaactggaccagaggatattaaggacccatccacagtgtgtacttgTTCCGGGACTTCCTTGGGTTGTGTTGGTATTTGCTGTGTTGTGGCCCAGaatttatccatataaatgccactagcaccacaatcaagtaaggccattgtCCTCTCCTCATGACCGTCAGGCAACTGCAGGGTTACAGGTAGCATGAACAAAttggtggcattgtccttgaaagaactaatggaaggtatagcagatgaggACAGGAAGTAGCGTTTCCCGATGGCTTTAGAGGACAAACGGGGAATGTACGGAGcatatgaccagcagcaccacaataaaggcacagTCCCTTTTTACGTCTTTCTTCACATTCACTGAAGGAAAGTGGGCcacgagtggtatccacctgcataggttcaccttcagtTCCTCTGACGGGAGGGCGAGTTTCCTCCGGACGGTGCAAAAAGACacgtgaggtgcttgactgggaaggtcctctatttcttcttttttccaaaTGTCGTTCTTGGAAACAATATTCAATGGAAAGAGCTAAATCCATCAGACGCGAAGATCTTCTACTCGGGTGGAATGCACTAACTCGTCCTTGATCTCCTCTTTTAGCCCTCTACGAAATAGAGTAACCAGAGTACGCTCCACCGAAGTTGTTtcggcagcaagctgtcaaaagcgtgttatatattggaggacatcttgagagccttgttggatgtcactgAGTGCTTCTTCACCAGAGGCCTCTAATCCTGGATGACCAAACATCTTTTTAAAACGATTCACGAAGGCTGGATAatcagacaatactgggtcattggatgatacaatcagagtcgcccaggccaaggcaggactggatagggcactgataagataacccacctttgtcttgtcgtgaggAAATTGTGTGGGTCGGAAGACAAAGTAAACAGTCAAAGCATCTAAGAACTCTTGCAACTTTGTTGGTTCACCGGAATACCGAGGAGTTGAGGTAGAAACGGTAGGAACATCTgtactgcggaaggccaaagcttgtcgtaaggcagcattctcgtttcgtaattgttgcagttcctgagcctgttgctgaatggttgccagaagggactTGTCAGGGtttgcagccgccgccactgtatcatccatcgTGTTAGACAAAGTCGGGTTTATTtggtgctgcaatctgtcacgacttacgcgttgcttgagcctggagtctgctgaacgagtgacgaggttcttgttcttgaacgTTCTGCCTTGGCCtaggtaggggtgactctttctggtagccaaggtgctgcaggcgataggaacgccaagggtagtctgtgtccttcagaagtagtgccagagggaaaaaaaaccctaaaaggggaaaaaacatcaAAAAGGAAATTCCTGGAACAAAAGCAAAAATCAATACGTAGgatacaagaccaaaaatgaacaggaaaaaacactggaagcaaagcgtaaccagtatctgacacaagggagaaggagcgaagacaccatacaaacagaaagtgttgcagcgcaaggagaacaagaatcacagcccttaaatacccataaaacaggaagcgaccagcaGGAAGTGTAAGGACAACATATTGGATAGGGAAAGATACAtggaaagtaatggacaagggacCATAGTGAGTACggaaccaatgcatgctgggaagagaggggaataatgggaaaaaggaaaaaacataaagggaagaacAAATGAGGGCAACAGGAAAGCAGCACaaaaatagcaggtgagtgggggagaggtTATGTGTGTTTGCAGGCGCACCGTGCtaaaaagaaacgaggccccatgcccaatttggggcttgATAGTGCAATAGGAGACTGGGGGCGTGGCGAGTCTGAGTGCCGCGCACATCGGcccaagccgaatgttcggcaaGCACCGTGCGCCGCGGCACGacaacaagtctcttcagaccttatgtgtggaaaaatagggagtTAGAACTTCATCTACTGGCTCGACAGaaaagcattcaggaagataatgaccatatataaggagaaagaaaacagctacaaaaccaatccataatagaaaagCTAGCAAAGTCAGAGATAtctacagataattccatggataaactaaatagttatttttaagccatatgtacaactaacatgtctttgaaacattttcagttgtaggtgtagatgaagttgaagaaaagtcattgaagtcgatgaagtaaccagaagcagtctctgcaaacacaggagttggtgcattactggtggatggatccacttcacgtggaggctcatagcaGACTGTGTTGTCAGTTTGAGTTGACTTGGAGTAGAAGACagacacatcttggacagttcttgtcggcAAGGTGGTGACAGGAAATagcagaaggtcattttccaccctccccgtgCTTGAGGAGCCATTTGTAGCAGTGTTGTACATGCAGATGTATTGAGaagagttgctgcttcttccttggagaggtatatcctgttgggtagtgagaaggaACCGGGGACTTCCCAAGGGGCCTCTGGGTCTACAGtccaggatcagccacatggtgaagtttgatgttgttTGCTATAGAAGCTAGCAGTGCTGGTAAGATGACtgctctggtgccttgtattcccaggtctgtgactggtgctctgtaggatgggccgaattccttcttcacagcaatcttcccaTGAACCAGATACCCAACTTTAGGAattcagcctgtagaagttgttgacaattcccttattcttaagGTGGCAGTACTGATGGACAAATTATCATTACAAAATtgatgaagctcctgtaagacagtgagacgttcatgtatctcaaaaggtgtgtctgctgccacctaaacagggccatctagatctaggacatacataggtatcccaaaaaggaccaagcagtgcatcctcccaaggatcatcttggcagattattcagtgttctTTGGACCCcagataggtgatgaagccaactgtggcctgaacctattactctagctgttaaggactgctttagatctgtATTCCTCCTCTACACGAATGAATTACACTCAgggtggtagggtgaggagtaatggaactcaacacccatcatcctcatggtgtccctgaatgccttagaggcaaaagcatggtcctggtccgaatggaatgcttcaACCACACATGTACCGATAAAGgtgagcaagtcttttataacagttggaGCGTCAGCTGACCGTTgttgccatacccacaggaatctagaacaagaatgttcagtgactgaaatgtatttgtatgtaccatcaggttaAAGGGGACCACAGTGGCCCAGGTAcaaacattgtag belongs to Pleurodeles waltl isolate 20211129_DDA chromosome 9, aPleWal1.hap1.20221129, whole genome shotgun sequence and includes:
- the LOC138259702 gene encoding protein LDOC1-like; protein product: MDDTVAAAANPDKSLLATIQQQAQELQQLRNENAALRQALAFRSTDVPTVSTSTPRYSGEPTKLQEFLDALTVYFVFRPTQFPHDKTKVGYLISALSSPALAWATLIVSSNDPVLSDYPAFVNRFKKMFGHPGLEASGEEALSDIQQGSQDVLQYITRF